A genomic segment from Tuwongella immobilis encodes:
- a CDS encoding serine/threonine-protein kinase has product MMTPSTPDPKGSTSTRRPPAIPQDGTSPISSGSTQSRIQPLVSSEPLDSLGPTPQPVSPSAITPKDGVPAVEQDDETPTIISSNAHRPIAPETLLNKSLQGRRLGHFELIEPVGVGGMAAVIRARDLDLGRIVALKILPPEMAVDPENITRFKQEGRAAARLDHENVARVYFCGEDQGLHFIAFEFVEGDNLKILLDRRGPLPVPESVSYLLQIATGLAHAMQRGVVHRDIKPSNILITPDGKAKIVDMGLARNLDPQTSVDGGLTQSGVTLGTFDYISPEQALEPRSADSRSDIYSLGCTFYHILTGQSPVPEGTAAKKLHFHQHRNPLDPRTLRPDLPDELTAILGRMMAKRPEDRYQRPEELIAHLLSVANQLQMPADQLPNDPRIVAAGSSMYDPTPLPPPPRLSPIVALAAILATIAVIFLTGGFGDSRALVDDTNPPLWSNDRVAGGSAIGATPAPEPPNPTGVAANPPVPLPNNPMPANLPLTPQNISTVSELLDRIRQPVVHLRLQPGVYDLTDGGLAMAMFEGQRLILEGSDPSDPPLIKLAYAPVDSGLGRPMALTLRGKSGRENRTQAILRGLHFEIVTPGESLAEAAAIQVIGMDQIELDRCTFVADPGSIPGAISYAAAVMIGRKPNPTPGLNTGDSPFLKMEQCYFGPGAVAVELDQQSLVEARDCAFGPSNALFRVRELDRNAARSTINASSAITLERCSTVHEAGAVVELDSRIGCTIEVGHCLFTSVLPPEIPTPTLTMPGMPEPEPARTAVMIRQIGELSDNTRYRPLRRNGKPLKNGYYQVSAARIGKRIEPIQNIREENRAISDPAAILLGNSPWAEANPLDPDLTPEKSFRVRIDDAALRAPLPPPRIGEGVLGAMDLLGSRLYDLPLPKVGVAKSGPGKVKIWDPLGRDRAEDGVFRSLAEAFASAQPGDEIQIRHNGWLEIEPQDLSRVGYEVTLKPASGSFPVLGFARTTKSKSKAMFQLAESKLTLENLQISLRADSTRPETTTALVSINGSGDCTLRNCIITLESQDDARPTILSLIDTTPNSTLDTRVDPRIHMENSWVRGRGDFLTVRPSRPFELELDQSLVALDGSLLRVDPASKMPPAKFAQVKLNRVTTFLTEHLAHLQALPRLERVGMNLLGLVPLHVEATGCLFAPASNPATAFIRFDRLESDSAVQERELLVWKNARQNIYGYSNQPTLIQVSPENTESMPLKPYDIDRWLSLTHETGRPFGAIKFRLRLPLNDRNTLLTVQPDDFRLISVTPPPIKLGSADLSVIGADIERLPRLLENRLEDPMSTRLP; this is encoded by the coding sequence ATGATGACTCCATCGACGCCCGATCCCAAAGGTTCGACCTCGACTCGCCGTCCCCCAGCGATTCCGCAGGACGGAACGAGCCCGATTTCATCGGGTAGTACCCAGTCGCGCATCCAACCATTGGTCAGTTCCGAGCCGCTCGATTCCCTTGGCCCCACTCCGCAACCCGTCTCCCCATCGGCGATTACGCCCAAAGACGGTGTGCCTGCGGTGGAGCAAGACGACGAAACCCCGACGATTATCTCATCGAATGCCCATCGACCGATTGCACCCGAGACGCTGCTGAATAAAAGCCTTCAGGGACGACGGTTGGGTCATTTCGAGCTGATCGAGCCGGTGGGCGTGGGTGGCATGGCGGCGGTAATTCGGGCACGCGATTTGGATCTGGGGCGGATTGTTGCACTGAAGATTTTGCCGCCGGAAATGGCGGTCGATCCCGAAAATATCACCCGCTTCAAACAGGAAGGTCGGGCCGCCGCGCGGTTGGATCACGAGAATGTCGCCCGGGTCTATTTTTGCGGCGAAGATCAGGGATTGCACTTCATTGCGTTTGAATTTGTCGAAGGTGATAATCTCAAAATTTTGCTCGATCGTCGGGGACCATTGCCAGTCCCGGAATCGGTGTCGTATTTGCTGCAAATTGCGACCGGGCTTGCCCATGCGATGCAACGCGGGGTTGTCCACCGGGACATCAAACCATCGAATATTCTGATTACCCCCGATGGAAAAGCCAAGATTGTCGATATGGGCTTGGCCCGAAACCTCGACCCGCAAACGAGCGTCGATGGTGGCTTGACCCAATCGGGCGTCACCCTGGGCACCTTCGATTATATCTCGCCGGAACAAGCGCTCGAACCTCGCTCTGCGGATAGTCGCTCGGACATCTATTCGCTTGGCTGCACATTCTACCACATTCTCACAGGTCAATCGCCCGTTCCGGAAGGGACCGCCGCGAAGAAATTGCACTTCCATCAGCATCGGAACCCGTTGGATCCCCGCACGTTACGGCCTGATTTGCCCGATGAACTCACGGCGATTCTCGGGCGGATGATGGCCAAACGACCGGAAGATCGATATCAGCGGCCGGAAGAGTTGATTGCACATTTGCTGTCGGTAGCCAACCAATTGCAGATGCCGGCGGACCAACTCCCGAACGATCCTCGGATTGTCGCGGCTGGTTCGTCGATGTACGATCCCACGCCGCTGCCGCCACCCCCGCGATTGTCGCCGATTGTCGCACTGGCGGCGATTCTGGCGACCATTGCCGTCATCTTTCTGACTGGCGGATTTGGCGATTCTCGCGCCTTGGTCGATGACACGAACCCGCCGTTGTGGTCCAACGACCGCGTCGCGGGTGGGAGTGCGATTGGGGCCACTCCCGCTCCGGAACCACCGAATCCGACAGGAGTTGCGGCGAATCCGCCGGTGCCGCTCCCGAATAACCCGATGCCGGCGAATCTTCCGCTGACCCCGCAGAACATCTCGACGGTCTCGGAACTATTGGATCGCATTCGGCAACCGGTCGTGCATCTCCGCCTACAGCCGGGCGTCTACGATCTCACCGATGGCGGTCTGGCGATGGCGATGTTCGAAGGCCAGCGTTTGATTCTCGAAGGGAGCGATCCTTCCGATCCGCCGTTAATCAAACTTGCGTATGCGCCCGTCGATTCCGGGTTGGGCCGACCGATGGCGTTGACCTTGCGTGGAAAATCGGGACGCGAAAATCGCACGCAGGCGATCCTTCGCGGCTTGCATTTTGAAATTGTCACGCCAGGCGAATCGCTTGCGGAAGCGGCGGCCATTCAAGTCATTGGCATGGATCAGATTGAACTGGATCGCTGCACGTTTGTGGCCGATCCCGGTTCGATTCCTGGTGCCATCTCGTATGCGGCAGCGGTGATGATCGGCCGTAAACCCAATCCCACACCAGGGTTAAATACGGGTGATTCGCCATTCTTGAAGATGGAACAATGCTACTTCGGCCCGGGTGCGGTGGCCGTGGAGCTGGATCAACAATCGCTCGTCGAAGCGCGAGATTGTGCATTTGGCCCGAGTAATGCCCTCTTCCGGGTGCGGGAATTGGATCGCAACGCCGCTCGTTCGACCATCAATGCATCCAGTGCGATCACGCTCGAACGCTGCTCCACGGTTCATGAAGCGGGCGCGGTGGTGGAACTCGATTCGCGGATCGGCTGCACCATTGAAGTGGGGCATTGCCTGTTCACCAGCGTGTTGCCGCCAGAAATTCCGACGCCGACGCTGACCATGCCCGGCATGCCCGAACCGGAACCCGCGCGGACGGCGGTGATGATTCGGCAAATTGGCGAACTTTCCGACAACACCCGCTATCGACCGTTGCGACGCAATGGCAAGCCGCTCAAGAATGGGTATTACCAAGTGTCGGCGGCACGCATTGGCAAACGCATTGAACCGATCCAGAATATCCGAGAAGAGAATCGTGCGATTTCCGATCCAGCAGCGATTCTGCTTGGCAATTCGCCGTGGGCGGAAGCAAATCCGCTCGACCCGGATTTGACCCCGGAAAAGTCGTTTCGCGTTCGCATTGATGATGCCGCACTGCGTGCGCCGCTGCCGCCACCGCGCATCGGCGAAGGGGTGCTTGGTGCCATGGATCTGCTCGGTTCGCGGCTGTACGATTTGCCGTTGCCCAAAGTTGGCGTGGCGAAATCGGGACCGGGGAAGGTGAAGATTTGGGATCCGCTGGGGCGAGATCGTGCGGAGGATGGCGTCTTTCGTTCGTTGGCCGAAGCGTTTGCCAGTGCCCAACCGGGGGATGAGATTCAGATTCGGCACAACGGTTGGCTGGAAATTGAGCCGCAAGACCTCAGCCGCGTCGGGTACGAAGTCACGCTCAAACCGGCGTCGGGTTCCTTTCCGGTGCTTGGTTTTGCGCGAACGACCAAGTCGAAAAGCAAAGCCATGTTCCAACTGGCGGAAAGCAAATTGACGTTGGAAAATCTGCAAATCAGCCTGCGGGCCGATTCGACCCGACCGGAAACGACAACTGCGCTGGTGAGCATCAACGGCTCGGGCGATTGCACGTTGCGCAATTGCATCATTACGCTCGAATCGCAAGATGATGCGCGGCCAACAATTCTGTCGCTGATTGATACGACGCCCAATAGCACGTTGGATACGCGAGTGGATCCGCGCATTCACATGGAAAATAGCTGGGTGCGGGGCCGCGGCGATTTCCTCACCGTCCGCCCGAGTCGGCCATTTGAGCTGGAATTGGACCAATCGCTGGTGGCGTTGGATGGTTCGCTGCTGCGAGTCGATCCCGCCAGCAAGATGCCCCCCGCGAAATTCGCGCAGGTGAAATTGAATCGAGTGACGACGTTTTTGACCGAGCATTTGGCGCATCTGCAAGCGCTGCCTCGGCTGGAACGTGTCGGCATGAATTTGCTGGGGCTGGTGCCACTGCATGTGGAGGCGACCGGCTGTTTGTTCGCCCCGGCGAGCAACCCCGCGACGGCGTTTATCCGCTTCGACCGACTGGAATCCGACTCTGCGGTGCAGGAACGGGAACTGCTCGTCTGGAAGAACGCCCGGCAGAATATCTATGGCTACTCCAATCAACCGACACTCATTCAAGTTTCGCCGGAAAATACCGAATCGATGCCGCTGAAGCCGTATGACATCGATCGGTGGTTATCGCTGACACACGAAACGGGTCGGCCGTTTGGCGCAATCAAATTCCGACTTCGACTGCCGCTGAACGACCGAAACACGCTGCTGACCGTTCAACCAGACGACTTTCGGCTGATTTCGGTGACACCGCCGCCGATAAAGCTGGGCAGTGCCGACTTGAGCGTGATCGGCGCTGATATCGAGCGACTTCCGCGACTTCTGGAAAACCGGCTGGAAGATCCCATGTCTACGCGATTGCCGTGA
- a CDS encoding dihydroorotate dehydrogenase produces MMLSVQLGRLTLRNPILTASGTFGYAREMEGLVDFSQLGGIVPKTVTRSPRIGNPPPRTVETASGMLNAIGLDNDGLDYFLDHHLPYLRTLPTSIIGNIAGKTEEEFLSMADQVANSTGLAALELNLSCPNVSGGVDFAIDPSVTKRIVRAVRDRCSLPIIAKLTPNIQDVVPIARAAADGGADAVSLVNTFLGIAVDWRKRKPILGNGTGGLSGPAIKPLALRVVWQVARQRILPIIGIGGIANIDDVMEFLVAGASAVQVGTVNFYDPTASVRIVQQLPDALKELKAESVAEIVGSMHPAPAPTCG; encoded by the coding sequence ATGATGTTATCCGTACAATTGGGACGACTGACGCTGCGAAATCCCATTCTGACAGCCTCGGGGACGTTTGGATATGCTCGAGAAATGGAAGGCTTGGTCGATTTTTCGCAATTAGGCGGGATTGTTCCCAAGACGGTCACCCGATCGCCGCGCATTGGCAATCCGCCGCCGCGCACCGTGGAAACTGCGTCGGGCATGCTCAATGCCATTGGCTTGGATAATGACGGGTTGGATTATTTCCTGGATCATCATTTGCCGTATCTTCGAACACTTCCAACATCGATTATTGGGAACATCGCGGGGAAAACCGAAGAGGAATTCCTGTCGATGGCCGATCAGGTGGCCAATTCAACGGGGTTGGCCGCGTTGGAACTGAATCTTTCGTGTCCGAATGTTTCGGGAGGCGTTGATTTTGCCATTGATCCGAGTGTGACCAAGCGCATTGTGCGAGCGGTGCGGGATCGCTGCTCGCTGCCGATCATCGCCAAGCTGACGCCGAATATCCAAGATGTGGTGCCCATTGCCCGAGCGGCGGCGGATGGCGGGGCCGATGCTGTCTCGCTGGTCAACACCTTTCTCGGAATCGCCGTCGATTGGCGCAAACGCAAGCCCATCTTGGGGAACGGCACCGGCGGGCTATCCGGGCCGGCCATCAAGCCGCTCGCGCTGCGGGTCGTCTGGCAAGTCGCACGTCAGCGAATTCTGCCGATTATTGGAATTGGTGGCATTGCGAACATTGATGATGTCATGGAATTTCTCGTCGCCGGTGCTTCCGCAGTGCAAGTTGGCACCGTAAACTTCTACGATCCAACGGCTTCCGTCCGAATCGTCCAGCAACTTCCCGACGCACTCAAGGAGTTGAAAGCCGAGTCTGTCGCCGAGATTGTCGGCTCCATGCACCCGGCCCCCGCTCCCACCTGCGGCTGA
- a CDS encoding coiled-coil domain-containing protein — MDSTADRNALRILAAAVVAQQAALTEEEWRLQQRQQSLDEHEQQLASHFQNRQARLEALLQELRSARAAHREERTATLAQLEAAQADIDRQLAEAEAAHRETLAERDRIHALRQRFIKRWHRHWDSRRQAHDRRQAELDAREARLNHDRAKLESTLAQSQSLQTAYQEQVAANQTEFSNREAALLAHVREREQSVSQREEQLRRQGEQLAVEMQSFAAQRHLAQESIQQLVREQSALEQRILAERSQLSELQQLRRAAMKPADAPSPVVDQSSDSSGESDAEYRTKLERIQQRENELRQFSEFLSDHRRILVEQLGKLAAHQGEWQQGLCDTVREMETLGDAFESVEDQLDQQHSQVRSEVLEITAQRKSVLRQQLWLQGLARKVESAALAVKRNAIRQQSEWEFRMAELASRERWLESAVAHLAEIRRHERAFVRATLQRHDHYRQEWLDARYRWEELEQTVQAERQQLAEQTVALEKTRQSWLATVPDSARRQLIRHERWLARERARVLQSLQNREDCLDHERARLESDVTQWTAQLVQQMESWTTAADRWTMQQAGFWLQSAQQQLSQAFAAAWQEREQAMDSLCQQFQHQIATLSEQLQQALRISSAGTSEGSGAVPRLVA, encoded by the coding sequence ATGGATTCCACCGCCGATCGAAATGCCCTTCGCATCCTGGCCGCCGCGGTGGTCGCCCAACAAGCCGCGCTCACGGAAGAAGAATGGCGGTTGCAGCAACGCCAACAATCGTTGGATGAACACGAACAGCAGCTCGCCAGCCATTTTCAGAATCGCCAAGCCCGACTCGAAGCCCTGCTGCAAGAATTGCGGTCGGCCCGAGCAGCGCATCGCGAAGAACGCACCGCCACACTGGCGCAACTCGAAGCCGCACAAGCGGATATCGATCGTCAACTCGCCGAAGCCGAGGCCGCTCACCGCGAGACGCTCGCCGAGCGTGATCGCATTCACGCACTCCGACAGCGGTTCATCAAACGCTGGCACCGTCATTGGGATTCGCGTCGGCAAGCACACGATCGCCGACAAGCCGAACTCGACGCTCGCGAAGCCCGATTGAATCACGACCGGGCCAAGCTCGAATCGACGCTAGCACAATCACAGTCGCTGCAAACTGCGTATCAGGAACAGGTTGCGGCAAACCAGACCGAATTTTCCAACCGGGAAGCCGCCCTGCTCGCCCATGTCCGGGAGCGGGAGCAATCCGTCTCGCAGCGGGAAGAACAACTCCGACGCCAAGGCGAACAATTGGCCGTCGAAATGCAGAGCTTCGCCGCCCAACGGCATCTCGCACAAGAGAGCATTCAACAGTTAGTCCGCGAACAATCAGCATTGGAACAACGCATTCTCGCCGAGCGGTCCCAACTGAGCGAGTTGCAGCAACTGCGTCGCGCGGCCATGAAACCGGCCGATGCACCGTCCCCGGTGGTCGATCAATCGAGCGATTCATCGGGGGAATCGGATGCCGAATATCGAACAAAACTCGAACGCATCCAACAGCGGGAAAACGAGTTACGGCAATTCTCGGAATTTCTCTCCGATCATCGACGCATCCTCGTCGAACAGTTAGGCAAACTCGCCGCCCATCAGGGAGAGTGGCAGCAAGGACTCTGCGACACGGTGCGGGAGATGGAAACATTGGGCGATGCGTTTGAATCGGTCGAGGATCAACTCGATCAGCAGCATTCGCAAGTTCGCTCGGAAGTGCTCGAAATCACCGCTCAACGCAAATCCGTCCTACGGCAACAACTGTGGCTTCAAGGACTTGCGCGAAAAGTCGAATCCGCCGCACTCGCGGTCAAACGGAATGCGATCCGACAACAATCGGAGTGGGAATTCCGAATGGCGGAACTCGCATCCCGCGAACGCTGGTTAGAATCCGCTGTGGCCCACCTTGCCGAGATTCGCCGACACGAGCGAGCATTTGTGCGTGCGACGCTCCAACGGCACGACCACTACCGTCAAGAATGGCTCGATGCCCGCTATCGTTGGGAAGAGTTGGAGCAAACCGTGCAGGCTGAGCGGCAACAGCTTGCCGAACAAACGGTTGCGCTCGAAAAGACCCGCCAATCTTGGCTTGCGACGGTCCCCGACTCGGCCCGACGCCAACTCATCCGCCACGAGCGCTGGTTGGCCCGCGAACGAGCGCGTGTCCTGCAATCCCTCCAAAATCGAGAAGATTGTCTGGACCATGAGCGGGCGCGCCTCGAATCCGACGTCACGCAGTGGACTGCCCAGTTGGTCCAGCAGATGGAATCCTGGACCACTGCAGCCGATCGATGGACGATGCAGCAGGCCGGATTTTGGCTTCAATCGGCGCAACAGCAGTTATCGCAAGCCTTTGCGGCAGCCTGGCAGGAACGCGAACAGGCAATGGACAGCCTATGTCAGCAGTTCCAACATCAGATTGCCACACTGAGCGAACAATTGCAGCAGGCGTTGCGAATCTCCAGCGCGGGCACTTCGGAAGGCAGCGGCGCGGTCCCGCGATTGGTCGCCTGA
- the trxA gene encoding thioredoxin translates to MASQNVVEITDDNFEAEVINSDVPVLVDFWAPWCGPCRMLTPIIDRLADQFAGKAKVGKLNVDENSALATRYGISSIPRILVFKGGEQPVDSVVGVVPEAKLATMLNNALNG, encoded by the coding sequence ATGGCGAGCCAAAACGTTGTCGAAATCACCGATGACAACTTCGAAGCCGAAGTCATCAACAGCGATGTGCCGGTTCTGGTCGATTTCTGGGCCCCCTGGTGCGGACCGTGCCGCATGCTGACGCCGATCATTGATCGCCTGGCCGATCAATTCGCGGGCAAGGCGAAAGTGGGCAAGCTGAACGTGGACGAAAATTCCGCGCTGGCCACCCGCTATGGCATCAGCTCGATTCCCCGCATTCTCGTCTTCAAGGGCGGCGAGCAACCCGTTGACTCGGTCGTCGGCGTTGTCCCCGAAGCCAAGCTCGCCACCATGCTGAATAACGCCCTCAACGGCTAA
- a CDS encoding MotA/TolQ/ExbB proton channel family protein, with the protein MTRFLKRRIFAMPNWVILLVLLGGLMANFELLAINSAMRKIGVQWIRSDLIWNEKGVPGLKSLLNSSGQLDPTRLGIRQDDLNSIDLLSKTAWAANDARTDDFLHNLFQTSDLDPFDRVATALGVPIQGMLRERSLRRLLFQDRDAPSQSATNPESLGRPTFPDDDQAREVLLRHFGNTYGEIMRWVPFRVMRWVNGWVQWLTTVAFVMAMMIVLRRWVEGVVFEERAARRFRSVAQASNQPEGLFPFVDSTQGVRLEAARESNEYCLFGNQIVAELERIHTPRPSHGHCLASEMLRVTYDGYLLGELKANNIRDRNQAAGALDQYVQHRLRRIDSEMGSLLYLAYAIPSLGFVGTVLGVGSALLSAGDMVTQNSELQREAIQTVSLSLGTAFDTTLVSLLLSLILMAWIYGVRQFQESCVLRFQHRILMDLIPRLRH; encoded by the coding sequence ATGACGCGATTTCTGAAACGCCGCATCTTCGCCATGCCCAATTGGGTCATTCTGCTCGTGCTATTGGGCGGCTTGATGGCGAATTTCGAGCTGTTGGCGATCAATTCCGCCATGCGGAAAATAGGCGTGCAGTGGATTCGATCCGACCTCATCTGGAACGAAAAAGGCGTGCCCGGCCTGAAATCGCTGCTCAACTCGTCGGGTCAACTCGACCCCACGCGGCTGGGCATTCGCCAGGACGATCTCAACAGTATCGATCTGCTGTCGAAAACCGCCTGGGCCGCGAACGATGCCCGCACCGACGATTTTCTCCACAACTTGTTTCAGACCAGCGACTTGGATCCGTTCGATCGTGTGGCCACCGCGCTGGGTGTGCCCATCCAAGGGATGCTCCGCGAGCGATCGCTGCGACGATTGCTGTTTCAAGATCGAGATGCCCCCTCTCAATCTGCGACGAATCCCGAATCGCTTGGCCGCCCCACCTTTCCCGATGATGACCAAGCCCGCGAGGTGCTGCTGCGGCACTTCGGCAACACCTACGGCGAAATCATGCGCTGGGTGCCCTTCCGCGTCATGCGCTGGGTCAACGGCTGGGTGCAATGGCTGACCACCGTGGCCTTTGTGATGGCCATGATGATCGTGCTGCGTCGCTGGGTCGAAGGCGTCGTCTTCGAGGAACGGGCCGCACGTCGATTCCGCTCGGTCGCACAAGCATCCAACCAACCGGAAGGGTTATTCCCCTTCGTCGATTCCACGCAGGGCGTTCGCTTGGAAGCCGCGCGAGAATCCAACGAGTATTGCCTGTTTGGGAATCAGATTGTCGCCGAGTTGGAGCGCATTCACACGCCGCGCCCCAGCCATGGTCATTGTCTCGCCTCGGAAATGCTCCGCGTGACCTACGATGGCTACCTGCTTGGCGAACTGAAGGCCAACAACATCCGCGACCGCAACCAAGCCGCTGGCGCACTGGATCAGTACGTGCAACACCGACTCCGCCGCATCGATTCCGAGATGGGATCGCTGCTCTATCTGGCCTACGCGATTCCCAGTTTGGGCTTCGTCGGTACCGTTCTGGGGGTCGGTTCCGCCCTGCTGAGCGCTGGCGACATGGTCACGCAGAATAGCGAACTCCAGCGCGAGGCGATTCAGACGGTTTCGCTCAGCCTGGGTACCGCCTTTGATACGACGCTCGTCAGTCTATTATTAAGTCTCATTCTGATGGCGTGGATCTACGGTGTGCGGCAATTTCAAGAATCGTGCGTGCTGCGATTCCAGCATCGCATTCTGATGGACCTCATTCCGCGATTGCGCCACTGA